A region of Massilia sp. WG5 DNA encodes the following proteins:
- a CDS encoding NAD(P)(+) transhydrogenase (Re/Si-specific) subunit beta has translation MNMISMNVVTLLYLVASVCFIQALKGLSSPSSARMGNVFGMSGMAIAVLTTIALMLKLQEQIRTGGMGFGLVLLGVVVGGAIGAIAARRVEMTKMPELVAAMHSLIGLAAVCIAIAAVSEPWAFNIAARGAALPFGNRLELFIGTFVGAVTFSGSVIAFGKLAGKYKFRLFQGAPVRYPGQHLINLLVAIAIIALGLVFCFSDGAAPAWTPYIVMAALSFVLGVLIIIPIGGADMPVVVSMLNSYSGWAAAGIGFSLNNSMLIIAGSLVGSSGAILSYIMCKAMNRSFFNVILGGFGGEAAAADTGGAKEQRPVKAGSPEDAAFILQNAESVIIVPGYGLAVARAQHTVKELVDKLTEHGVTVRYAIHPVAGRMPGHMNVLLAEAEVPYDQVVEMEDINGEFGQTDVVLVLGANDVVNPAAKDPKSPIAGMPILEAYKAKSIIVNKRSMASGYAGLDNDLFYQPNTMMVFGDAKKVIESMVKAVE, from the coding sequence ATGAACATGATCAGCATGAATGTGGTCACGCTGCTCTACCTGGTGGCCTCGGTCTGCTTCATCCAGGCCCTGAAAGGCTTGTCCTCGCCGTCGAGTGCGCGCATGGGCAACGTGTTCGGCATGAGCGGGATGGCGATCGCGGTGCTCACGACGATCGCCCTGATGCTCAAGCTGCAGGAACAGATCCGGACCGGCGGCATGGGTTTCGGACTGGTGCTGCTGGGCGTCGTGGTGGGGGGCGCAATCGGCGCCATCGCCGCGCGCCGGGTCGAGATGACCAAGATGCCGGAGCTGGTGGCGGCCATGCACTCCCTGATCGGCCTGGCGGCGGTGTGCATCGCGATCGCCGCCGTGTCCGAACCCTGGGCCTTCAACATCGCCGCCCGCGGCGCCGCGCTCCCTTTCGGTAACCGGCTGGAGCTGTTCATCGGCACCTTCGTCGGCGCCGTGACCTTCTCGGGTTCCGTCATCGCCTTCGGCAAGCTGGCCGGCAAGTACAAGTTCCGCCTGTTCCAGGGCGCGCCGGTGCGCTACCCGGGCCAGCACCTGATCAACCTGCTGGTGGCGATCGCCATCATCGCGCTGGGCCTGGTGTTCTGCTTCTCGGATGGCGCCGCGCCTGCGTGGACGCCCTACATCGTGATGGCGGCGCTGTCCTTCGTATTAGGCGTGTTGATCATCATCCCGATCGGCGGCGCCGACATGCCGGTGGTGGTGTCGATGCTGAACTCCTACTCGGGCTGGGCGGCGGCCGGCATCGGCTTCTCGCTGAACAACTCGATGCTGATCATCGCCGGCTCGCTGGTCGGCTCGAGCGGCGCGATCCTCTCGTACATCATGTGCAAGGCGATGAACCGCTCCTTCTTCAACGTGATCCTGGGCGGCTTCGGCGGCGAGGCGGCGGCAGCGGACACGGGCGGCGCGAAGGAACAGCGTCCCGTCAAGGCCGGCTCGCCGGAAGACGCCGCCTTCATCCTGCAGAATGCGGAATCCGTGATCATCGTCCCGGGCTACGGCCTGGCGGTGGCGCGCGCCCAGCATACGGTGAAGGAACTGGTCGACAAGCTGACCGAACACGGCGTGACGGTGCGCTACGCGATCCACCCGGTGGCGGGCCGCATGCCGGGCCACATGAACGTGCTGCTGGCCGAGGCCGAGGTGCCCTACGACCAGGTGGTGGAGATGGAAGACATCAACGGCGAGTTCGGCCAGACCGACGTGGTGCTGGTGCTGGGCGCGAACGACGTGGTGAACCCGGCCGCCAAGGACCCGAAATCGCCGATCGCCGGCATGCCGATCCTGGAGGCCTACAAGGCCAAGAGCATCATCGTCAACAAGCGTTCGATGGCATCCGGCTACGCGGGCCTGGACAACGACTTGTTCTACCAGCCGAACACCATGATGGTGTTCGGCGACGCCAAGAAGGTCATCGAGTCGATGGTCAAGGCGGTAGAGTAG
- a CDS encoding NAD(P) transhydrogenase subunit alpha, which translates to MEISHTIINLIIFVLAIYVGYHVVWTVTPALHTPLMAVTNAVSAIIIVGAMLAAGLTEGITGQVAGTIAVALAAVNVFGGFLVTQRMLEMFKKKEPKANKAVAGEKTGNGIGAKETA; encoded by the coding sequence ATGGAAATCAGTCACACGATCATCAACCTGATCATCTTCGTGCTGGCGATCTACGTCGGCTACCACGTGGTGTGGACCGTCACCCCGGCCCTGCACACGCCGCTGATGGCGGTGACGAATGCGGTGTCGGCCATCATCATCGTCGGCGCCATGCTGGCGGCCGGCCTGACCGAGGGCATCACCGGCCAGGTCGCGGGCACCATCGCCGTCGCGCTGGCGGCCGTCAACGTGTTCGGCGGCTTCCTGGTCACCCAGCGCATGCTGGAGATGTTCAAGAAGAAGGAGCCGAAGGCGAACAAGGCCGTCGCGGGCGAAAAGACCGGGAACGGTATCGGCGCGAAGGAGACCGCATGA